CGGACCAAATACGGCACTTACTCCAGCATCATACAAGTAATCATAGTCTTTTGGCGGAATTACACCTCCTGCAATTACCATAATATCTTCTCTGCCAATCCTTTTAAGTTCGTTGATCAATTTAGGAATTAGCATTTTATGTCCGGCTGCTAAACTTGATGCCCCCACAATATGCACATCATTTTCAGCTGCTTGCATGGCTGATTCTTCTGGGGTTTGGAAAAGTGGCCCAATGTCCACATCAAAGCCTAAATCAGCAAAGCTGGTAGCAATTACTTTAGCACCTCTGTCATGTCCATCTTGTCCCATTTTTGCTATTAATATTCTAGGTCTTCTACCTTCTAATTGTGCAAATTGATTAGCTAGTTTTTGAGCTTTTTTAAAGTCATCACTGTTTCCAGCTTCACCAGAATAAACTCCCTGAATAGAGCGGATTGTAGCTTTATGTCTTCCAAATGATTCTTCCATCGCATCTGATATTTCTCCCAAAGTGGCTCTTTTTCTTGCCGCCTCAACAGCAAATTCCAATAAGTTACCTTTTCCGGTTTTAGCACATTCAGCTAAATCCTCTAAAGCCTTTTGAGCTGCTTTTGCATTTCTGTCGGCTTTTAACTTTTCTAATCGTTTTACTTGAGATTTCAAAACCGCTGTATTATCAACCTCTCGTAATTCTATATCACTTTCCTCTTCAGTTCTATAGCGATTAATCCCTACAATTACTTCACGACCCGAATCAATGCCCGCCTGCTTTCTGGCCGAAGCTTCCTCTATTCTCATTTTAGGCAATCCAGATTCAATGGCTTTGGTCATGCCGCCCATTTCCTCAACTTCTTCAATCAATTTCCAAGCCTTTTTAACAAGCTGATCAGTAAGGAATTCTACATAATATGAGCCTCCCCAAGGATCAACGGTTTTAGTAATCTGAGTTTCATGTTGCAAAAACAATTGTGTATTACGCGCTATTCTTGCTGAGAAATCAGTAGGTAAAGCAATAGCTTCATCCAAAGCATTAGTATGTAAAGATTGTGTATGTCCAAGTGCAGCCGCTTTTGCTTCAATATAAGTCCTTGCCACATTATTGTAAGGGTCTTGCTCTGTCAAGCTGTAGCCGGAAGTTTGGCTGTGAGTCCTTAAGGCCAAAGATTTAGGGTTTTCAGGATTAAATTGTTTGACAATTTTCGCCCACAATAGTCTTCCAGCTCTCATTTTGGCAATTTCCATAAAATGATTCATACCAATAGCCCAGAAGAAGGATAGGCGGGGAGCAAATTCATCTATTTTTAACCCTGATTTTAAACCTGCCCTGATATATTCTAATCCGTCAGCTAAAGTATATGCCAATTCCAAATCAGCAGTAGCACCCGCTTCATGCATATGGTAGCCACTGATACTGATAGAATTGAATTTGGGCATATTCTTACTACTATATTCAAAAATATCGGAAATAATTTTCATAGAAGGCTTCGGTGGATATATGTAAGTATTCCTGACCATAAATTCCTTCAAGATATCATTTTGAATGGTTCCTGAAAGTTGCTCAGGTTTCACACCCTGTTCCTCCGCAGCCACAATGTAAAAGGCCATAACCGGGATTACGGCACCATTCATGGTCATTGAAACTGACATCTTATCTAGGGGTATTTGGTCGAACAGAATTTTCATGTCCAAAATGCTGTCAATTGCCACTCCCGCTTTTCCTACATCTCCTTCTACTCTTGGATGATCTGAGTCATATCCTCTATGAGTGGCTAAATCAAAAGCTACGGAAAGCCCTTTTTGTCCAGCGGCAAGATTTTTTCGATAGAATTCATTGGATTCTTCTGCAGTGGAAAAACCTGCATATTGACGGATAGTCCAAGGTCTTTGTACGTACATGGTGCTGTAGGGGCCTCTTAAATAAGGTGCTTTTCCAGCTATAAATCCAATATGCTCAGCATCTTTAATAGTGGAAGCATCAATTATGGGCGGAACCGAAATGCTCTCTGCAGTTTTCCAATCTGCTCTTGAATCGGGCTTGCTTTCAGCTTTATCAGTATTTATTGTTTTTATTCGTGAAAAATCAGGTTTCATATGTTAATGATTTCTGTTTAGTTGCCACAAGTTGTCCCGTATTTATCGGGATGGAATTCGCAATAAATATTCTTCAGGCAGTAAATTTAAATTCGCTCTTGAATATTTATCGTCATTTCATATCAGCGCTATTCCTAAGTCTTTTAATAATTGGTCTAAAAATTTCTTTGTATCAGCATTTCTATTGATACAAGCATACAAACCGGAATCTTGTAATTCGGCTTCGTTTGGCTCCTGGCCAGCTATCAAAACTAATCCCTTCTGTTTAGCAATAAACTTTGACAAATTTTTAGGAGTTTCGGCATAACACAAGACAATGATCTTGGCCTTCTTATCCATTGACGTTTCTTCATCTAAATCTTTAATAATTTTTTCAGAAGAAATGCCAATTCCTGCTATTCCTAAAAAACTGTATGCAAAATCTGATTTTGCTTTGCTAATTGCATCAGTGCCGAGCAAAACTATTTGAGCCATTGGTCGAGCATTCTCACCTTTTTCTTCAACTAGTTTTTCCACTCGGTATCGCATATGTTCGATTGTAGAGGTAAGTCTTTTAGCCTCCAGACTTTTGCCACTTTCTTCAGTATCTAGATAGGCACTGATTTTTTCTCCTATTAGCTGATAAGTATTGGCACCTACCATCAAATTTTTGCGAGCCCATAAGTTTTGTTCTGCTTTCGCTGCATCAGTATCAATGATTTGATGAATATTCCCATTCTCAAAATGATGGTCATAGGAACCATCTTCTTCAAGTTCTAGGAATAATTTCCACGAAGCAGAAGATATTTCTTTAATGAGAGTTTCAATATAATAACTCCCCTTGCTTGGGTCCACAATCTTATCTAAATGAGATTCTTCTTTTAATATGTTTGATATGTTTAAGGCAATTCTTTTAAAGGTGGGACTGGATGGTTTTCCTGCTGATTCATCATGCGGCTGAACCCAAAGACTCGTGCATCCACCCATTACTGAAGCCATGGCCTCATTGGTATTGCGTAAAAGGTTAACGTTAAAATCTAAAGCCGATTTTGTCCTAATACTAGTGTTACAATGAATGAAAATATCATCAGGTCCAATTTTGCTATTATAAGCTTCAGCTATTTTTAAAAGATTAAACTTAAATGCTTTTAATTTTGCAATCTCAAAAAAGTAATTGCTGCCTACCGCAAAAGAAAAAATTGTAGATTTCAATATTTTGTTGAGTTCTAGTTTTAAATCAGTTAATTTATCAAAGAACTCAACTGATTTTGCTAGCAATAACCCCAACTCATTAGTAATATTGGATCCTGAATTATGAAATAAGTTACTGCTGATACATAACGGCTTGAAATCTGGGTATTCATCCGAATGTCGGATTAGCTCTGCAATGTTTTCGAAATCTTTAGCATTAATCCCTATAATTCCAGCATCTCGTCCTTCTATAATGTCGCAATGATAAAAACCGCTTATTTTTTTGCTATCGATACCGTGAGCACTTATGTAATTCAAATATTGAGAAATCAAGGAGTAAAAAGGATCATTTGATTCAAATGAAATCATGCAGTACTCTGGCTGTATATCTTTTAATAATGTATCTAGATTAATGTCGGCTTTTTCAATCACAAAAATAATTCCTTCAGCCCCTCCATTTAATGCTTCCAATGCAGATAGATTAGCCTCTTTTTCGGACTTGACCACTACCTTTGATTGGTTGGCCCAATAACGGGCTGGTAGAGCATCGTTGAACTTTTGTACCTGGTTTTGAATGTTAACTTTTGAGTCCTCCGAAGTATCTTTATGATAAAACGGTTTAATAGAAATGCCCTCTGGAGTTTTGGTGATCAGATTTTCAAAAGGTTTGTCTTTTAATTCCTTTAGAATTTGATTTTTCCAGTCTATCGCAGAACTTTTATCAAAATCTTCAAATAATTTTGTATTACTCATTTTCAATTTTGTCGTTTCAATAGTTAAAGTTAACACTTTTCATTCTAGCAATAAACGATAAATTTATAAAAGGTATTTAAATCAAGATCTTTAACTATTTTCTTGCACGGTGTCTACGATTCAATAGCAGATTATTCAAATAATAAAATGTAATTTTTTAAAGAATTTTCAAGTGATTTATAACCATAAATTGACTGAATTGTATTTAACAGCTTGTCAAGTAAATTCGCATTTTTTTCTTCCCTATTTTTTTATCATTTTTGTCAGCCCTGAGGGGAAATAGGGAACTCAAATAAACAATCCGTCAAGTATTAGTGTGAATGGTTAAAGACTGTCAGTCAGTATGGAATAATTGTCTTCACTCCATAAAGGAAGGAGTAGGGGAGCAAAGTTTTAACACTTGGTTTTCTCCTATTGAGCCGGTTAAGCTTGAAAATAACGTATTAACGATTCAAGTCCCGAGCCAATTCTTCTATGAGTGGTTAGAGGAGCACTATGTACATATCCTGCGGAAAGTGATTCATCAGGAACTTGGGCCGGAAGGTAGATTAGAATACTCAGTTATTGTTGATAAGGGAAACGATAAGTATAAACCATTTACTATCAACTTACCGAACAACAATAAATCTAACAAACCAAAGGAACAGCAAAGGGAGCAGCCTTTGAATCCATTTGCTTTAAATGGTGTAGATTTGAGTCAACAAAACTCACAGCTCAATCCAAATTATACATTTGACACTTTTATTGAAGGAGATTGTAATCGATTGGCTAGGTCGGCCGGTTATGCGGTAGCGAAAAAACCAGGAATAACCTCATTCAATCCGTTGATGATTTATGGCGGAGTAGGACTGGGTAAAACCCATTTGGTTCAAGCCATAGGGAATGAAATTAAAGATACGTT
This is a stretch of genomic DNA from Marivirga harenae. It encodes these proteins:
- a CDS encoding methylmalonyl-CoA mutase family protein, which encodes MSNTKLFEDFDKSSAIDWKNQILKELKDKPFENLITKTPEGISIKPFYHKDTSEDSKVNIQNQVQKFNDALPARYWANQSKVVVKSEKEANLSALEALNGGAEGIIFVIEKADINLDTLLKDIQPEYCMISFESNDPFYSLISQYLNYISAHGIDSKKISGFYHCDIIEGRDAGIIGINAKDFENIAELIRHSDEYPDFKPLCISSNLFHNSGSNITNELGLLLAKSVEFFDKLTDLKLELNKILKSTIFSFAVGSNYFFEIAKLKAFKFNLLKIAEAYNSKIGPDDIFIHCNTSIRTKSALDFNVNLLRNTNEAMASVMGGCTSLWVQPHDESAGKPSSPTFKRIALNISNILKEESHLDKIVDPSKGSYYIETLIKEISSASWKLFLELEEDGSYDHHFENGNIHQIIDTDAAKAEQNLWARKNLMVGANTYQLIGEKISAYLDTEESGKSLEAKRLTSTIEHMRYRVEKLVEEKGENARPMAQIVLLGTDAISKAKSDFAYSFLGIAGIGISSEKIIKDLDEETSMDKKAKIIVLCYAETPKNLSKFIAKQKGLVLIAGQEPNEAELQDSGLYACINRNADTKKFLDQLLKDLGIALI
- the scpA gene encoding methylmalonyl-CoA mutase; protein product: MKPDFSRIKTINTDKAESKPDSRADWKTAESISVPPIIDASTIKDAEHIGFIAGKAPYLRGPYSTMYVQRPWTIRQYAGFSTAEESNEFYRKNLAAGQKGLSVAFDLATHRGYDSDHPRVEGDVGKAGVAIDSILDMKILFDQIPLDKMSVSMTMNGAVIPVMAFYIVAAEEQGVKPEQLSGTIQNDILKEFMVRNTYIYPPKPSMKIISDIFEYSSKNMPKFNSISISGYHMHEAGATADLELAYTLADGLEYIRAGLKSGLKIDEFAPRLSFFWAIGMNHFMEIAKMRAGRLLWAKIVKQFNPENPKSLALRTHSQTSGYSLTEQDPYNNVARTYIEAKAAALGHTQSLHTNALDEAIALPTDFSARIARNTQLFLQHETQITKTVDPWGGSYYVEFLTDQLVKKAWKLIEEVEEMGGMTKAIESGLPKMRIEEASARKQAGIDSGREVIVGINRYRTEEESDIELREVDNTAVLKSQVKRLEKLKADRNAKAAQKALEDLAECAKTGKGNLLEFAVEAARKRATLGEISDAMEESFGRHKATIRSIQGVYSGEAGNSDDFKKAQKLANQFAQLEGRRPRILIAKMGQDGHDRGAKVIATSFADLGFDVDIGPLFQTPEESAMQAAENDVHIVGASSLAAGHKMLIPKLINELKRIGREDIMVIAGGVIPPKDYDYLYDAGVSAVFGPGTNIAKAASQILEKLMSEEEEV